In Desulfonatronum thioautotrophicum, a genomic segment contains:
- a CDS encoding ABC transporter permease, with product MPAPHPPTMTAPRPPRLTRPRIFREPTSTLTFAALIVIILGLVLYPATSLLIESIRAEDGGWTMARYQLFFSSTYFRHTLYNTLLIAGIAAFLAQILGFFFAYGVVRCAIPGKTIFSAIVLLPMLLPAFLIAFALILLLGRNGLINRGLFQVGEWLQLADPSTLQWVIFGSHGVILAQTLTFFPLAFLVYSAALTAMDPRLEEAARDMGASYWYTLTRVTLPLLAPAAFSSTLLVFMFNVSSFGAPALLSGGRLFFPDATMLAPEAIIQILGMFDWGMGTTIAVILIVPSLLVYFLGEHYLKRRSYITVTGNPSGSSHMPVPKGVQRLVFGVCLAITLFIICILVVILLGAFTRTWGVNYELTLRHFHTALRASSESITNSLVLAVGGALAAATFGTIAAYLYNRRPFPGVNILDFFSMLPYALPGVVMGLGFAVAFGGRIGFLVLTGTWAIIFLNHVIRRMPFALRNAAGALKQIDPALEEAAADLGARPAYNFVRVTLPLLRASFLGAFVFGFINMMTDITAVIFLVSPRWRLLSIDLFNAIDAGRLGVAAALSTIMIASTFLVLALAWKLSGRGLDFFKK from the coding sequence ATGCCCGCCCCACATCCCCCCACCATGACCGCTCCGCGTCCTCCACGCCTCACACGACCACGGATCTTCCGTGAGCCGACATCCACGCTGACGTTTGCGGCCCTGATCGTGATCATCCTGGGCCTTGTTCTCTATCCGGCGACCAGCCTGCTCATCGAGAGCATCCGGGCCGAAGATGGCGGCTGGACCATGGCCCGGTACCAACTGTTTTTCTCCAGCACCTACTTCCGGCACACCCTGTACAACACTCTGCTCATCGCCGGGATCGCCGCCTTTTTGGCCCAGATCCTGGGTTTTTTCTTCGCCTATGGCGTGGTTCGCTGCGCCATTCCAGGCAAGACGATCTTCAGCGCCATTGTTCTTCTGCCCATGCTGCTGCCGGCGTTCCTGATTGCCTTTGCCTTGATCCTGCTTTTGGGCCGCAATGGACTGATAAATCGGGGGCTTTTTCAGGTGGGGGAATGGTTGCAGCTGGCTGATCCCAGCACCCTGCAATGGGTCATTTTCGGCTCCCACGGAGTGATTCTCGCCCAGACCCTGACCTTTTTCCCTCTGGCATTTCTGGTTTACAGCGCGGCCCTGACAGCCATGGATCCCCGGCTGGAGGAGGCCGCCCGGGACATGGGCGCGAGCTACTGGTACACGCTGACCCGGGTCACCCTGCCCCTGCTGGCTCCGGCCGCCTTCAGTTCCACCCTGCTGGTGTTCATGTTCAATGTCAGTTCCTTCGGAGCGCCGGCGCTGCTCAGCGGCGGTCGTCTTTTTTTTCCGGATGCGACCATGCTCGCGCCGGAGGCCATCATCCAAATCCTGGGCATGTTTGATTGGGGCATGGGCACGACGATTGCGGTCATATTGATCGTCCCCTCGCTGCTGGTCTACTTTCTCGGTGAACACTACCTCAAACGACGCAGCTACATCACCGTGACCGGAAACCCGTCCGGATCCTCGCACATGCCGGTTCCCAAAGGCGTGCAACGGCTGGTTTTCGGGGTCTGCCTGGCGATAACCCTCTTCATCATCTGTATCCTGGTGGTCATTCTGCTGGGGGCGTTCACCCGCACCTGGGGAGTGAATTATGAGTTGACCCTGCGCCATTTTCATACGGCGTTGCGGGCCTCCAGTGAATCCATCACCAACAGCCTTGTGCTGGCCGTGGGCGGCGCCCTGGCCGCGGCTACCTTTGGAACGATCGCGGCCTATCTGTACAACCGCCGCCCCTTTCCCGGGGTCAACATCCTGGATTTCTTCAGCATGCTGCCCTACGCCCTGCCCGGAGTGGTCATGGGCCTGGGATTCGCCGTGGCCTTCGGTGGCAGAATCGGCTTTCTGGTCCTCACCGGGACCTGGGCAATCATCTTTCTGAACCACGTCATCCGCCGCATGCCCTTTGCCCTGCGCAACGCCGCCGGAGCACTGAAACAGATCGACCCGGCCCTGGAGGAAGCGGCCGCGGATCTGGGTGCAAGACCGGCGTACAACTTCGTGCGGGTAACGCTGCCCCTGTTGCGGGCCAGCTTTCTGGGGGCCTTTGTCTTCGGGTTCATCAACATGATGACGGACATCACCGCGGTCATCTTCCTGGTTTCTCCCCGCTGGCGGCTTTTATCCATCGATCTGTTCAACGCCATTGACGCCGGTCGGCTCGGTGTTGCCGCGGCCCTGTCCACGATCATGATCGCCTCGACGTTCCTCGTCCTGGCCCTGGCCTGGAAGCTCAGCGGAAGAGGCCTGGATTTCTTCAAAAAATAA
- a CDS encoding ABC transporter substrate-binding protein gives MTVRAFLQSSALALACLVLVGGTSIAQSSERQASGTVTFYSSMVLDVVEPIIQEFEARHPGIKIDLLYSGSVELEQRIFAEIEAGNLRADVIWAANPALFLNLKNAGWLMPYESPEAGAIPDVLKDPDHMFIAGRVHNMGIGYNTRLVAPDQVPQTWAEFLEWGPRAALASPLHSGTNFNMLGAFVRNEDIGWEWFETAREKGVQVVRGTGDVTRGLVSGEFAVIKGIDYIMAGQASEGAPVAFAFPQDGVLSLPSPIAIGRNARNPEGAKAFLDFIISREGQQVLVDRHFLPVRTDVAPPPGLPSPSEIKALDVDFDWMAEHGSQLRERFADLY, from the coding sequence GTGACAGTTCGTGCGTTTCTTCAATCATCTGCATTGGCATTGGCCTGCTTGGTTTTGGTGGGCGGCACGTCCATCGCCCAATCTTCGGAGCGCCAGGCTTCGGGAACGGTGACCTTTTACTCCTCCATGGTTTTGGACGTGGTGGAACCGATCATTCAGGAGTTCGAGGCCCGGCATCCCGGGATCAAGATCGATCTGCTCTATTCCGGCAGTGTGGAACTGGAGCAACGGATTTTCGCGGAGATCGAGGCCGGGAACCTGCGGGCCGACGTGATCTGGGCCGCGAATCCGGCGCTGTTTTTGAACCTGAAAAACGCGGGTTGGCTGATGCCTTACGAATCGCCGGAAGCCGGGGCGATTCCAGATGTGCTCAAGGACCCGGACCATATGTTTATTGCCGGACGCGTGCACAACATGGGCATTGGCTACAACACCCGATTGGTCGCTCCAGACCAGGTGCCCCAGACCTGGGCTGAATTTCTGGAGTGGGGCCCAAGGGCGGCGCTGGCCAGTCCGCTGCACAGCGGGACGAACTTCAACATGCTCGGGGCCTTTGTACGCAACGAGGATATTGGTTGGGAGTGGTTCGAAACGGCCCGGGAAAAAGGGGTCCAGGTGGTCCGGGGTACGGGTGACGTGACCCGTGGTCTGGTCAGTGGAGAGTTCGCGGTAATCAAGGGCATTGATTACATCATGGCCGGGCAGGCCAGCGAGGGCGCCCCGGTGGCCTTTGCCTTTCCCCAGGACGGGGTCCTTTCGCTGCCCAGCCCCATTGCCATCGGTCGCAATGCCCGGAACCCGGAAGGGGCCAAGGCCTTTTTGGATTTCATCATTTCCAGGGAGGGACAGCAGGTACTGGTGGATCGTCATTTCCTGCCCGTGCGCACGGATGTGGCACCGCCTCCGGGGCTGCCTTCTCCTTCTGAAATCAAGGCCCTGGACGTGGACTTTGACTGGATGGCCGAGCACGGCTCCCAGTTGCGCGAACGCTTCGCAGATCTCTACTAA
- a CDS encoding ATP-binding protein, translated as MITRESYIERVRPFIDTDVVKVFTGIRRSGKSTLLKLIQRELIASEVSERHILTINFESMAYTNRNLTSVYQEIKEISASSGRRTYIFLDEIQELEGWEKMVNSLRVDLDCDLFITGSNSKLLSGELATYLGGRYIEIPVYPFSFQEVTKIVSKKKEISSPADVFAMYIKYGGMPFLHENTLNETAARDYLKDIYNSILLKDIIARHSIRDVELFERVIAYLLANVANSFSGSNILKYLKHEKRSISLETVYNYISHAQEACLLHLAPREDVQGKRLLKFQEKIFLADHGIREAIYGHNQRDINQILENIVYLELLRRGYTVRIGKSNGKEIDFVAEKASQKIYLQVAYLIPDQAIAEREFSSLLAVQDNFPKFVLSLDGFDLSREGIIHTNLIDFLLEQDWVA; from the coding sequence ATGATCACGAGGGAAAGCTACATCGAGAGGGTCAGGCCCTTTATCGATACCGACGTCGTAAAGGTCTTCACCGGTATTCGCCGTTCAGGCAAGTCAACACTGTTAAAACTTATTCAACGGGAGCTGATAGCCAGCGAGGTTTCGGAACGGCACATCCTGACGATCAACTTCGAGAGTATGGCGTACACCAATCGGAATTTGACGAGTGTTTACCAGGAAATAAAGGAGATAAGCGCGAGCAGCGGCCGGAGGACATATATTTTTCTCGATGAAATCCAGGAACTGGAAGGCTGGGAGAAAATGGTCAACTCCTTGAGAGTCGATCTAGATTGTGATCTTTTCATTACGGGATCGAACTCCAAATTGCTGTCAGGAGAGCTGGCCACCTATCTTGGCGGCCGATATATCGAAATTCCAGTCTACCCCTTTTCATTCCAGGAAGTGACAAAAATAGTATCGAAAAAAAAAGAGATATCGTCGCCTGCGGATGTGTTCGCCATGTACATCAAATATGGCGGAATGCCGTTTCTCCATGAAAACACTCTGAATGAGACGGCGGCTCGCGACTATTTAAAGGACATCTACAACTCGATATTGCTCAAGGATATTATCGCAAGACATTCCATTCGGGATGTGGAGCTTTTTGAACGAGTGATTGCGTACTTACTTGCGAATGTGGCAAATTCTTTTTCCGGATCAAATATTCTGAAGTACCTGAAGCACGAAAAAAGATCGATTTCCCTGGAAACAGTATACAACTATATATCTCACGCCCAGGAGGCATGTCTTCTTCACCTCGCGCCGCGTGAAGATGTGCAGGGAAAAAGACTGCTTAAATTTCAGGAAAAAATCTTCCTGGCCGACCACGGCATCCGCGAAGCCATTTATGGGCACAACCAGCGAGACATCAATCAGATTCTGGAAAACATCGTCTATCTTGAGCTGTTGCGCAGGGGGTACACTGTGCGGATCGGGAAATCCAACGGCAAGGAGATCGACTTCGTCGCCGAAAAAGCGTCGCAAAAAATCTACCTCCAGGTCGCGTACCTGATACCTGACCAGGCCATCGCTGAACGGGAATTCTCGTCACTTCTGGCTGTTCAGGACAATTTTCCTAAATTTGTCCTGAGCCTCGATGGATTTGATTTGAGCCGGGAGGGCATCATCCATACAAACCTTATCGATTTTTTGCTGGAACAGGATTGGGTGGCGTAA
- a CDS encoding ABC transporter ATP-binding protein encodes MSPPALAVHNLVKQFAGTAAVDNVSFSLAENEFFTLLGPSGCGKTTTLRCVAGLEQADAGEIRIREQVVFSGRDGVHVPTNHRPIGMVFQSYAVWPHMTVFENIAYPLRVRGRPRSRINDRVAQVLQILDMPGMASRMPSQLSGGQQQRVALGRALAMNPAVLLLDEPLSNLDAKLRESMRAELQLVQRTTGLPILYVTHDQVEAMALSDRIAVMSGGRVLQIAEPEAIYERPSNRFVLDFIGAVNYLPCIVLERSGERLCLRAEDGTPLNVQTGSALESGRELLMAVRPEDLRLEPEGTPCCLPGTVALRSFLGNALEFRVHCHKTSFRVQTEKERPFQVGDRVALRLHRGLFLDHDDKVVGIWHDLENNLVHG; translated from the coding sequence ATGAGCCCGCCTGCGCTTGCCGTCCACAATCTCGTGAAACAGTTTGCGGGCACCGCGGCCGTTGACAACGTCAGCTTCAGTCTCGCGGAAAACGAGTTTTTCACCTTGCTTGGGCCCAGCGGTTGCGGCAAGACCACCACCCTGCGTTGTGTGGCCGGACTGGAACAGGCCGATGCCGGTGAGATTCGTATTCGCGAACAGGTGGTCTTTTCCGGACGTGACGGGGTTCACGTGCCAACGAATCATCGGCCCATTGGCATGGTTTTTCAGAGCTATGCGGTGTGGCCGCACATGACCGTATTTGAGAATATCGCCTATCCCTTGCGCGTTCGGGGACGCCCGCGCTCGCGGATCAATGATCGGGTGGCCCAGGTTCTGCAAATTTTGGACATGCCTGGGATGGCCTCGCGGATGCCCAGCCAGCTCTCCGGTGGCCAGCAGCAGCGAGTGGCCCTGGGCAGGGCCCTGGCCATGAACCCGGCAGTGCTGTTGCTGGACGAACCGCTCTCCAACCTGGACGCCAAGCTCCGGGAATCCATGCGCGCCGAGCTGCAGCTTGTCCAGCGCACCACCGGACTGCCCATCCTCTATGTGACCCATGACCAGGTGGAGGCCATGGCCTTGTCTGATCGCATCGCGGTCATGTCCGGGGGGAGGGTACTCCAGATCGCCGAGCCGGAGGCCATCTATGAGCGCCCCAGCAACCGGTTTGTGCTGGATTTCATCGGGGCGGTAAATTACCTCCCTTGCATTGTTCTGGAGCGTTCCGGCGAACGGCTCTGCCTGCGCGCCGAGGACGGAACACCCCTTAACGTCCAGACAGGATCTGCCCTGGAATCTGGGCGGGAGCTGCTGATGGCGGTGCGCCCCGAAGATCTGCGTCTCGAGCCCGAGGGAACGCCTTGCTGCCTTCCTGGAACTGTCGCGCTACGCAGTTTTCTGGGAAATGCACTGGAATTCCGGGTTCATTGTCACAAGACATCCTTTCGCGTTCAAACGGAAAAGGAGCGCCCCTTTCAGGTAGGCGACCGCGTGGCCCTAAGGTTACACCGGGGACTTTTCCTGGATCACGATGATAAAGTAGTTGGAATCTGGCATGACTTGGAGAACAACCTGGTCCATGGCTAA
- a CDS encoding ABC transporter permease gives MPYPSRNARQWLDHRRAFFLFLAVFILIVVVYPLLQVGVRSFLVEGGFSLQNYRQVFLQPRNYLALWNSLWVSFLATLLATIIGMLTAFTVQRTDIPWKNTFRVLLVLPLAIPPLFSAMGWVQLVGPVGLLTQAYTGLLGAPTAPWNIYSATGIIFVLAVNNYPFVFITVSGALQRMDSSLEESARTSGAGTWRIMRNITLPLVRPAIYGGALLAFVSSIDNFGIPAVLGMRAQFYVLTTRIYEALTIPNMPLATAMSVLLILIALLSMLAFRRAEGHSGQYAVVGGKSVTPNIICLGRGRGPVTLGLLALIGIIVILPLFALVLTSFLRFWGADLIWDNLTLRHYEAVLQSAGARRGIVNSMILAPAAATILMIVTAMISYLHIKVRYRGAGVLDGLGIIPFALPGSVIGVAMILAWSNPLFGPTLYGTIWILLIAYLMRYMAFGLQSTRATLQQIHNSLEEAAWTSGAGGLRTLKDITLPLLRPGLVAGWVLIFISSFNELTVSVLIWTSGSETIGVWIFLMQDSGFIGRASALAVLCLPVMLILYVLMQWLGRLEEHKMSKKSRSTP, from the coding sequence ATGCCTTACCCGTCCCGGAATGCCCGGCAGTGGCTTGACCACCGCCGGGCATTCTTTCTGTTCCTGGCCGTTTTCATCCTGATTGTGGTGGTTTACCCGCTCCTGCAGGTGGGGGTTCGCAGCTTTCTGGTGGAAGGCGGTTTCTCCCTGCAGAACTATCGGCAGGTATTTCTGCAGCCCCGCAACTACCTGGCCCTGTGGAACTCCTTGTGGGTCTCTTTTCTGGCCACTCTTCTGGCCACGATCATCGGGATGCTCACCGCGTTCACGGTGCAGCGTACGGACATACCCTGGAAAAATACCTTTCGAGTCCTCCTGGTGCTCCCTTTGGCCATCCCGCCGCTGTTCAGCGCCATGGGCTGGGTCCAGCTGGTCGGCCCCGTGGGTCTGCTCACTCAGGCCTACACCGGTCTGCTTGGTGCTCCGACCGCCCCCTGGAATATCTACAGCGCCACGGGGATCATCTTTGTTCTGGCGGTGAACAACTATCCATTTGTTTTTATAACGGTTTCTGGTGCCTTGCAGCGCATGGACTCCAGCCTTGAGGAATCCGCCCGGACGTCCGGGGCGGGGACTTGGCGGATCATGCGCAACATCACCCTGCCCCTGGTTCGCCCGGCGATCTATGGAGGAGCGCTCCTGGCATTCGTATCCTCCATCGACAATTTCGGGATTCCGGCGGTCCTGGGGATGCGCGCCCAGTTTTACGTGCTGACGACCCGGATCTATGAGGCTTTGACCATCCCGAACATGCCCCTGGCCACGGCCATGAGCGTTCTGCTGATCCTGATCGCGCTACTGTCCATGCTGGCCTTTCGACGCGCCGAGGGCCACTCGGGACAGTATGCCGTGGTCGGAGGCAAGTCCGTGACGCCGAACATCATTTGCCTGGGGCGGGGCAGGGGGCCGGTCACGCTGGGGTTGTTGGCCCTGATCGGCATCATTGTGATCCTGCCGCTGTTCGCCCTGGTCTTGACGTCCTTCTTGCGATTCTGGGGAGCGGACCTGATCTGGGACAACCTGACCCTGCGCCACTACGAGGCCGTACTCCAGTCCGCCGGTGCGCGTCGGGGCATCGTGAACAGCATGATCCTGGCGCCGGCCGCGGCAACCATTTTGATGATCGTCACGGCCATGATCTCCTATCTGCACATCAAGGTCCGCTATCGGGGCGCAGGAGTTTTGGATGGATTGGGGATCATCCCCTTTGCCCTGCCGGGTTCGGTTATCGGGGTGGCCATGATTCTGGCCTGGAGCAATCCATTGTTTGGGCCGACTTTGTACGGGACCATCTGGATCCTCCTGATTGCCTATCTGATGCGCTACATGGCCTTTGGCCTGCAAAGCACCCGGGCTACGTTGCAGCAGATCCACAATTCTCTGGAGGAAGCAGCCTGGACTTCCGGCGCGGGAGGATTGCGCACCCTCAAGGATATCACCCTGCCCCTGCTGCGGCCCGGACTGGTGGCCGGCTGGGTGCTGATCTTTATTTCCTCCTTCAACGAGTTGACTGTCTCGGTGCTGATCTGGACCTCAGGATCAGAGACCATCGGGGTTTGGATCTTTCTGATGCAGGATTCGGGGTTCATCGGTCGGGCCAGTGCCTTGGCCGTACTTTGTCTGCCGGTGATGCTGATTCTTTATGTATTGATGCAGTGGCTGGGCCGGCTGGAGGAACATAAAATGAGCAAAAAATCCCGGAGTACGCCATGA
- a CDS encoding extracellular solute-binding protein, whose product MRKLMLILAALFLLTAQDQTAAEAQDVIVYSPFNDEFMQALSRPFTQESGIRIRNIVISTGESLSRLRAEAQRPQADFWLSVRPAILAQAHSDGLIEAYEPQGSETILQAYQYPEPYITAVGTYPLVFFYNTRAVSRAGLPTPSPDWDDMLNPALAGQIVMPHPATSGTAYAAITTMLQRVMQNGGTEEQGWEFIRDFSRNVAQFTRSGRAPQSLVAAGEYPIGVGFYDAVWQAQQEGFPIEVVVPNPVFAEPYGAAVVNNGPNVAGARAFFDYLLTPQAQTILTQFGNYPVIAGINPPEGGVVVPSEQVISIDFRWSADNRRRILDTFQEVTRAEPQ is encoded by the coding sequence ATGCGTAAACTGATGCTGATCCTGGCAGCCCTGTTCCTGTTGACTGCCCAGGATCAAACAGCGGCCGAGGCCCAGGACGTTATTGTTTATTCGCCCTTCAACGATGAATTCATGCAGGCCTTGAGCCGGCCTTTTACCCAGGAGAGTGGCATCCGCATCCGGAATATCGTCATCTCCACCGGCGAATCCCTCAGCCGCCTGCGCGCTGAGGCCCAGCGGCCCCAGGCGGACTTCTGGCTCTCCGTCCGCCCGGCCATCCTGGCCCAGGCCCATTCCGACGGGCTGATCGAGGCCTACGAGCCCCAAGGCAGCGAGACAATTCTCCAGGCCTACCAATATCCCGAACCGTACATCACCGCGGTGGGCACCTACCCCCTGGTGTTCTTCTACAACACACGGGCCGTAAGCAGGGCGGGCCTGCCCACGCCATCTCCGGACTGGGACGACATGCTCAACCCGGCTCTCGCGGGTCAGATCGTCATGCCCCACCCGGCCACCTCGGGCACGGCCTATGCGGCGATCACCACCATGCTCCAAAGAGTGATGCAAAATGGCGGAACCGAGGAGCAGGGCTGGGAATTCATTCGTGATTTCAGCCGAAATGTCGCCCAGTTCACCCGCAGTGGACGCGCGCCCCAGTCCCTTGTGGCCGCGGGAGAGTATCCCATCGGCGTCGGTTTCTATGATGCGGTCTGGCAGGCTCAACAGGAAGGCTTTCCCATTGAAGTGGTGGTTCCCAACCCGGTCTTCGCCGAACCATACGGTGCCGCCGTGGTCAACAACGGACCCAACGTGGCCGGTGCCAGGGCCTTTTTTGACTATCTGTTGACCCCCCAAGCCCAAACCATTCTGACCCAATTCGGCAACTATCCGGTCATCGCCGGCATTAATCCCCCCGAAGGCGGGGTGGTGGTGCCATCGGAGCAGGTGATCAGCATTGATTTTCGCTGGTCCGCGGACAACAGACGGCGCATCCTGGACACCTTCCAGGAAGTCACCCGGGCAGAACCGCAATAG
- a CDS encoding alkaline phosphatase, whose product MFGVLRFLRGKVRHVVLAAFMAASLVMAAQLVSANDVLHTGSPAKYVFVFIGDGMGVPHRQAPEIFLAAKEGKRYGEVKMTMNTFPAQGLTSTFANDRFIIGSAASATAISTGYTTNIGFIGMDPELRPVRTIAQMAKEKGMRVGIVSSVSIDHATPAAFYSHQPHRSMYHEIAHDLANSGFDYFGGGGFRDIKGNRSKEPLGDAFEVARNNGYTIVNTREDILALTPGTKAIAYNANLPDGRALPYAMDMTDSDVSLAEFTAKGIELLDNPDGFFMMVEGGKIDWASHANDAVATIWDTLAFDEAIKHAVEFAKKHPEETLIVITGDHECGGMSLGFAGTQYESAYDVLKSQKVSFKVFEGMVREYRDENKGNVSFEDMKPVITENFGLLFEGDEHMALKDHELRALREAFTRSMAGLRERGMGEDYLLYGNYDPLTIKLTHILNQKAGIAWASFAHTGAPVTTSAWGVGHQIFNGFYHQSDLGRKLMSVLGFTPQHVADVQDGSDIRLVANQ is encoded by the coding sequence ATGTTTGGAGTTTTACGGTTTCTGCGAGGGAAAGTGCGTCATGTGGTGCTGGCCGCATTCATGGCCGCGTCATTGGTCATGGCCGCGCAACTGGTCTCGGCCAATGACGTTTTGCACACGGGCAGTCCGGCCAAGTATGTTTTTGTTTTTATTGGCGACGGTATGGGCGTACCGCATCGTCAGGCTCCGGAAATTTTTCTGGCGGCCAAGGAAGGCAAGCGCTACGGTGAGGTGAAGATGACCATGAACACCTTTCCGGCCCAGGGATTGACCTCAACCTTTGCCAACGACCGGTTCATCATTGGTTCCGCGGCTTCGGCCACGGCCATTTCCACCGGGTACACCACCAACATCGGCTTCATCGGCATGGATCCGGAACTGCGACCAGTACGGACCATTGCCCAGATGGCCAAGGAAAAGGGCATGCGCGTGGGCATCGTTTCCAGCGTGTCCATCGACCATGCCACCCCGGCGGCATTCTACTCTCACCAACCGCACCGCAGCATGTACCACGAGATCGCCCACGACCTGGCCAACAGCGGTTTCGACTACTTTGGCGGCGGCGGGTTTCGGGACATTAAAGGCAATCGTTCCAAGGAGCCCCTGGGGGATGCCTTTGAAGTGGCCCGGAACAATGGGTACACCATCGTGAATACCCGAGAAGACATCCTGGCGCTTACGCCGGGAACCAAGGCCATTGCCTACAATGCCAACCTGCCTGACGGCCGGGCATTGCCCTACGCCATGGACATGACGGACAGTGACGTATCCTTGGCTGAATTTACGGCCAAAGGCATCGAACTGCTGGATAACCCCGACGGATTCTTCATGATGGTCGAAGGCGGCAAGATCGACTGGGCCAGTCATGCCAACGACGCCGTGGCCACGATCTGGGACACCCTGGCGTTTGACGAGGCGATCAAGCACGCCGTCGAGTTCGCCAAAAAACACCCAGAAGAGACGTTGATCGTCATCACCGGCGACCACGAGTGTGGTGGCATGTCCCTTGGGTTTGCCGGAACGCAGTACGAGTCCGCCTATGATGTGCTCAAAAGCCAGAAAGTATCCTTCAAGGTTTTCGAGGGCATGGTTCGGGAATACCGCGACGAGAACAAGGGCAATGTGTCCTTTGAAGACATGAAGCCGGTGATCACCGAGAACTTCGGGTTGTTGTTCGAGGGTGACGAGCACATGGCGCTCAAGGATCATGAGCTGCGTGCTTTGCGGGAAGCCTTTACCAGGAGCATGGCCGGCCTGCGCGAAAGAGGCATGGGCGAAGACTATCTGCTCTACGGCAACTACGATCCCCTGACCATCAAACTCACCCACATTCTGAACCAGAAGGCCGGGATTGCCTGGGCGTCCTTTGCCCATACCGGCGCGCCGGTGACCACCTCGGCCTGGGGCGTGGGACACCAGATCTTCAATGGCTTTTATCATCAGTCCGATCTGGGGCGAAAACTGATGTCGGTCCTCGGCTTCACGCCGCAACATGTGGCTGATGTCCAAGACGGTAGCGACATCCGCCTGGTGGCCAACCAGTAA
- a CDS encoding YibE/F family protein, which translates to MYGFGGINYREGLLVAFFTLLTAGLFFLPTGFEERHDTGSVRAKGEILEVDNTHVQRFGLINSGSQELTVRITSGPFADAVVPSANHLLGKLDMDKLFQEGDRALMVLTVRDGNILHAQAMDHFRLHMQVWLVAGFVVLLVAFAGWTGLKALLSFTFAALMLWKVLVPGFLNNWDPILTSLGVVALMTAAILFLVAGLNRKGLTAFCGAMLGLGLTCALALLVAPEFRLHGAVKPFSETLLYTGYAHLDLTRIFLATIFLAASGAVMDLAMDVSASMQEVVDHNPDISRRELVLSGFRVGRAVVGTMTTTLLLAYSSSYISLLMVFMAQGIPMANMLNLNYIAAEFLNTILGSIGLVLVAPLTALAGGGIFPWKRGRNVGMGNQPS; encoded by the coding sequence ATGTATGGCTTTGGCGGGATAAATTACCGGGAGGGGCTCCTGGTCGCTTTTTTCACCCTGCTGACCGCTGGGCTTTTTTTCCTGCCCACGGGATTTGAGGAACGCCACGATACCGGCTCTGTAAGGGCCAAGGGCGAGATTCTGGAGGTGGACAACACCCATGTGCAGCGGTTTGGGCTGATCAATTCCGGCAGTCAGGAACTGACCGTACGCATCACGAGTGGACCCTTCGCCGATGCAGTGGTTCCCTCGGCCAACCATCTTCTGGGCAAACTGGACATGGACAAGCTGTTTCAGGAGGGAGACCGGGCCCTGATGGTACTGACGGTGCGTGACGGCAACATTCTTCATGCCCAGGCCATGGATCACTTCCGGTTGCACATGCAGGTCTGGCTTGTGGCCGGTTTTGTGGTGTTGCTGGTGGCCTTTGCCGGATGGACCGGGCTGAAGGCGCTGCTTTCGTTCACCTTTGCGGCCTTGATGCTTTGGAAGGTTCTGGTGCCCGGATTTTTGAATAACTGGGATCCAATCCTCACTTCGCTGGGCGTGGTAGCCCTGATGACCGCGGCGATCCTCTTTCTGGTGGCCGGCTTGAACCGCAAGGGACTCACGGCCTTTTGCGGGGCCATGCTTGGCCTGGGCCTCACCTGCGCGCTGGCGTTGCTGGTGGCCCCGGAATTCCGGCTGCACGGAGCGGTGAAACCCTTTTCCGAAACCCTGCTGTATACCGGATACGCCCATCTGGACCTGACCCGGATCTTTCTGGCCACGATTTTCCTGGCCGCATCCGGTGCGGTGATGGACCTGGCCATGGACGTGTCCGCGAGCATGCAGGAAGTGGTGGACCACAATCCGGACATTTCCAGGCGAGAGCTGGTGCTTTCCGGGTTCCGGGTCGGCCGCGCCGTGGTCGGAACCATGACCACGACCCTGCTCCTGGCCTATTCCAGCAGCTACATTTCCCTGCTGATGGTCTTCATGGCCCAGGGCATCCCCATGGCCAACATGCTCAACCTGAACTACATCGCCGCCGAATTTCTGAACACCATTCTGGGCAGCATCGGCCTGGTCCTGGTCGCCCCACTGACCGCACTGGCAGGTGGGGGAATTTTTCCATGGAAGCGGGGCAGGAACGTGGGTATGGGCAACCAGCCGTCATGA